A stretch of DNA from Arthrobacter jiangjiafuii:
TGATCTCTCCCTGCGCTTGCAGACGGCAACCCGTTCCGGGGAAGTCTCCCTGTCCCGGCACGAGCGGATCAGCGGGGCCATCGACGCCGTGCGGCTGACCCTGGAGACGGAAATCGCCCTGCGCGAGAATCCCGGCGACCCGTCACCCGCTCCGGCCACCGGAGGAAACTAGCGGCAAAGGAGCAGGCCGCCAGCCGGAGATACTTGTATCTATGACTTCTGCCAGCCGTTCCTTCACCACGCCCGACCCCGATGACCGCTGCCCCTGCCTCAGCGGCGAGACCTACGGCGGGTGCTGCGGCAAATACCATTCCGGCCGGCAGCAGGCGCCCACCGCGGTTGCCCTGATGCGCTCCCGGTACAGCGCCTTCGCCGTCGGCAACCGGCAGTACCTGCTGGACACCTGGCACCCGTCCACCCGCCCGGCAGTCCTGGACCTGGACGCAGACCTGCAATGGCGGCGACTGGATATCGTCGACACCGTGGCCGGCGGCCCGCTGGATACCACCGGCGTCGTCCGCTTCCGCGCCCACTACCGCGCCGGCGTCGAGCGCGGAATCCAGGAGGAAACCAGCAGCTTCACCCGGATCAACGGGAACTGGCTGTACGTGGACGGGGAATAGGCCCGGACCCTTCCGAACCCTTCGGGGACGCTCCTACGCTGGAGGGAACGGACCGATACCCGTCCGGGGGTCGGCACGAGCAGACGAGGACACCATGAAAGCACTCGTGTACGAAGGACCGGGACAGAAATCCTGGAAGGACGTTCCGGACCCCAAGCTCCAGGATCCGCGTGACGCCATCGTGAAAATCGACACCACCACCATTTGCGGCACCGACCTGCACATCCTCAAGGGTGACGTGCCGGCCGTGACCCCCGGCAGGATCCTGGGACACGAGGGCGTCGGAACGGTGACTGAAACCGGAACCGGCGTGAATTCGTTCAAGGTCGGAGACAAGGTCATCCTCTCCTGCGTCTCGGCGGACGGGTCCTGCAGCTTCTGCAAGGACGGCCTGTATTCGCACTGCACCGGCGATGAAGGGCAAGCCGGCATCGGCTGGATTTTCGGACACCTGATCGACGGTACCCAGGCCGAGTACATCCGGGTTCCCTATGCGGATACCTCCATGTATCTGCTGCCGGATGATGTCTCGCAGGAGCACGGGGTCCTGCTCAGTGATATTTTCCCCACCGGATTCGAAATGGGTGTGCAGTACGGGCAGGTGAAGCCCGGCGACGTCGTCGCCGTCATCGGGGCAGGCCCGGTGGGCCTGGCCGTGATCTCCACCGCCGGACTCTACGGCGCGGCCAAGATCATTGCGGTGGACCTGGACGCCAACAGGGTGGAGCAGGCCCGAAGGTTCGGCGCCACGCACGGCGTGAATTCCGGCGATGCCGACTGGCGCGAGCAGATCATGGCCGAAACCGACGGCTGGGGAGTGGATGTCGCGGTGGAGGCGGTCGGCATTCCGGCAACCTTTGAGATGTGCACCGATATTGTGCGGCCCGGCGGAAACGTGGCCAACGTGGGCGTGCACGGCGCTCCGGTGAGCCTGGCCCTGGACCGGCTCTGGATCGAGAACATCGACATCAGCATGGGCCTGGTCAATACCAACACCCTGCCGATGCTGCTCAAGCTGATTGCCCAGGGAAAGCTGCCGGCTGAGGAATTCATCAGCCACCGCTATCCGCTGACCGACATCCTCGAGGCCTATGACACGTTCTCCCGCGCCGCGGAAACGAACGCACTCAAGGTCATCCTGACCACCTAGCCGCAACGTAGCACCAGCCGAAGAACGACGGCGGACCGCCCACTGTGGGCGGACCGCCGTTTTTTGTGCCGGGAAGACGGCAGGAAGATAATGGGGAACGGCGACAACACCAGTTGCCGTCTTTTTCCGGGAAAGAGGTTTCCATGTCATCCGGCACCATGCTTGCAGGCCGTCTCAACGTCGAGACGAAGGAGTTCGCGGTTCGGGAAGTTCCGATTCCCGAGCCCGGTCCGGGCTTTGTCCGGGTCAGGGTGGGAGCCGCCGGAGTCTGCCTCTCCGACGTGCACCTGATCCAGGGCCTGCTCCGCCCGCAGTTCCTGAAGGGCAGCGAGGTTACCCTCGGCCACGAAGTAGCCGGCACCGTGGACCTGGCCGGACCCGGCGTCACCTCCGCCCAAGCCGGGGACCGGGTTGTCATCCAGGCCGGCTACGAACACAACGGCGCCACTCTCACCATGGGGGTGGATTACGACGGCGGCTGGGCCGAATACGTTGTGGTTCCGGCAGGGGTGCTGGTGCCGCTGGGCGATGACATTCCCTTTGACCAGGCTTCGATCATTCCCGACGCCGTCTCCACTCCGTGGGGTGCCATCTCGTCTACCGCCGATGTGCGGGCCGGTGAAGCGGTGGGTGTCTGGGGCATCGGCGGGCTGGGCGCCCACGGCGTGCAGCTGCTGCGCCTGATCGGCGCAGCCCCCATCATCGCTGTGGACCCCATCCCCGAGGCCCGCGAACGGGCCCTGGAATTCGGTGCCGACTACGCCTTGGACCCGCTGGCGGCTGACTTCGCAGAGGCCATGAAGGCTGCCACCGCCGGCAAGGGCCTGGACGTGGC
This window harbors:
- a CDS encoding zinc-binding dehydrogenase, encoding MSSGTMLAGRLNVETKEFAVREVPIPEPGPGFVRVRVGAAGVCLSDVHLIQGLLRPQFLKGSEVTLGHEVAGTVDLAGPGVTSAQAGDRVVIQAGYEHNGATLTMGVDYDGGWAEYVVVPAGVLVPLGDDIPFDQASIIPDAVSTPWGAISSTADVRAGEAVGVWGIGGLGAHGVQLLRLIGAAPIIAVDPIPEARERALEFGADYALDPLAADFAEAMKAATAGKGLDVALDFAGVDAVRAQAVKCLGRRGRLVLVGLSGTPITISDSTGFSYARKQILGHYGSEAHHVPQLVNLARLGRLDFAKSVSGRLPLSEAARAVKALDAKEGNPVRLVLIP
- a CDS encoding YchJ family protein, producing the protein MTSASRSFTTPDPDDRCPCLSGETYGGCCGKYHSGRQQAPTAVALMRSRYSAFAVGNRQYLLDTWHPSTRPAVLDLDADLQWRRLDIVDTVAGGPLDTTGVVRFRAHYRAGVERGIQEETSSFTRINGNWLYVDGE
- a CDS encoding zinc-dependent alcohol dehydrogenase family protein, giving the protein MKALVYEGPGQKSWKDVPDPKLQDPRDAIVKIDTTTICGTDLHILKGDVPAVTPGRILGHEGVGTVTETGTGVNSFKVGDKVILSCVSADGSCSFCKDGLYSHCTGDEGQAGIGWIFGHLIDGTQAEYIRVPYADTSMYLLPDDVSQEHGVLLSDIFPTGFEMGVQYGQVKPGDVVAVIGAGPVGLAVISTAGLYGAAKIIAVDLDANRVEQARRFGATHGVNSGDADWREQIMAETDGWGVDVAVEAVGIPATFEMCTDIVRPGGNVANVGVHGAPVSLALDRLWIENIDISMGLVNTNTLPMLLKLIAQGKLPAEEFISHRYPLTDILEAYDTFSRAAETNALKVILTT